The following proteins are encoded in a genomic region of Oreochromis niloticus isolate F11D_XX unplaced genomic scaffold, O_niloticus_UMD_NMBU tig00007031_pilon, whole genome shotgun sequence:
- the LOC109199160 gene encoding matrin-3-like: MAEPGGLTQVMESNVTKDYLSSWSKAGRIESLKSLKQRLQDSGENKVHLKMKTKKTAESTDAVTKGDCQAESQRTEEEAVTQPDAAAAPAGRQPEPKCPDDETQEGEEKDGWSMADIKVVGKRRRELVGPEAKRSRAQSPCVVADFRLPQFNPNSPIGQEFVVPKSGFFCNICSVFCLNEKTAKELHCCSQKHYDNLQKYYEERRQRATKTLSHTSPGSVSD, from the exons ATGGCCGAACCTGGTGGATTAACACAGGTGATGGAGAGCAATGTCACCAAGGACTATTTATCTTCTTG GAGTAAAGCTGGACGTATTGAGTC tttgaagAGCCTGAAACAGCGTCTGCAAGACTCTGGTGAGAACAAAGTTCAcctcaaaatgaaaaccaagaaGACCGCAGAATCGACAGATGCAGTGACCAAAGGTGACTGCCAGGCGGAGAGCCAGAGGaccgaggaggaagcagtgaCCCAGCCCGATGCTGCAGCCGCCCCTGCTGGACGGCAGCCAGAGCCCAAGTGTCCTGATGACGAGacacaggagggagaggagaaggaTGGATGGAGCATGGCCGACATTAAAG ttgtggGAAAACGCAGGAGGGAGCTTGTCGGACCTGAGGCAAAGCGATCTCGCGCTCAGTCTCCGTGTGTTGTAGCAGATTTCAGACTGCCTCAGTTCAACCCTAACAGCCCCATcg GTCAGGAGTTTGTGGTCCCTAAATCAGGATTTTTCTGTAACATCTGCTCTGTTTTCTGCCTGAATGAGAAGACCGCCAAGGAACTCCACTGCTGCAGCCAGAAACACTACGACAACCTGCAG aaGTATTATGAGGAACGTCGACAAAGAGCTACAAAGACTTTGTCTCACACGTCTCCAGGCTCCGTTTCTGACTGA